CCGCGAGGCCGCGCTCGGCCTGATGCTCGGGCGCTACCTGGAGCTGTCGGAGTCGGGAGAACCGGTACACAACTGGCCCGTCGCCGATTGACCGGAGTGCCGCTTTCACGTGAAAGCTACGCTTTGCGCGGCAAAGCGGCACTTTCACGTGAAAGCGGCACTCCCGCTAGCCTGGGTGAATGCCGAAGATTCTCGGTGAGTCGCTCGAGGCGCACCGGCGCGAGGTGCGAAGCCGCGTCTTCGACGTCCTGCGCGCGCAGCTCTACGAGCGCGGCTTCGACGCGATCACGCTCGCCGGCGTCGCGTCGGCGGCCGGCGTGGGCCGGACCGCGCTCTACAACCACTTCCCCGACAAGGAAAGCCTGCTCGTCGCCTTCGTCGAGGACGAGGCCGCCCGGTACGTCACGCGGCTGACCGAAGCCGTCGAGGCCCAGGCCGATCCGGTCGACCGGCTCGCCACCTTCGTCCGGCTGCAGCTGCGCGTGCTGGCCGAGTACCACATGCCGCCGGGCGCGGCACTCGCGTCGGCGCTGGCGCCCGCGGCGTACCGGCGGATCAGCGCGCACGCCGACCCGATCACCGGCCGGCTGCGCGCGATCCTCACCGACGGCGCCGACCTCGGGCGCTGGCCGGCCGAGGACCCGGACGTCCTCATCCCGATGATCACCGCGGCACTGGG
This window of the Amycolatopsis balhimycina FH 1894 genome carries:
- a CDS encoding TetR/AcrR family transcriptional regulator, with the protein product MPKILGESLEAHRREVRSRVFDVLRAQLYERGFDAITLAGVASAAGVGRTALYNHFPDKESLLVAFVEDEAARYVTRLTEAVEAQADPVDRLATFVRLQLRVLAEYHMPPGAALASALAPAAYRRISAHADPITGRLRAILTDGADLGRWPAEDPDVLIPMITAALGNRTLVDGPADQLDDVVEAAVRFVLRAVGAAMA